The Legionella cincinnatiensis genome includes a region encoding these proteins:
- the traI gene encoding TraI/MobA(P) family conjugative relaxase — MIIRHIPMKKTRHSSFSSLVQYLCNQQNKQERVGKIRLSNCNSLDPIWAVQEVLATQAKNQRATGDKTYHMLISFAPGENPSAQVLQEIEDRVALSIGFKEHQRISVVHHDTDNLHIHVAINKIHPQTFNMIEPYRAYKNFAEVASKLEIELGLQITNHQTRKNRSENLADDMEHHSGIESLINWMKPHCKEKIDAASSWQEIHSILAEHGLVIRAKANGFVFCNVQGMTVKASSISRSFSKKNFESKLGSFVSSYSNDYASASNVYRYEPLNKKVLGSALYDKYKHEKSHNKHFISYQLKNLREARTKLIEKVKKRGRIKRAALKLMNLSKVQKKFLYSHINKTLLNEIDNIRKNYAKERSRLLDSYQNKTWADWLKQKAQSVDQDALVAMRYRNRKNNHDYTISGADSVFTTLNFGQIDSVTKEGTEIYKKDNSVIRDNGKEIIISKGGSISALNRALEMARQRYGDCICVNGSPLFKKIILQIVIQYQMPITFADFDLENQCQKLNFEKEKSHEQSRSNWQYHRRGTPRSHEAIGTTTGNRSTKPNAFSIRQGSPAKDHNSLRNLSQCDLVQLTGRGQVLLQDNAHDQLERQGLQPDNHVRRKIFGIINKNKSRKNK; from the coding sequence ATGATTATTCGCCATATCCCTATGAAGAAAACAAGACATAGTAGTTTTTCGAGCCTTGTTCAATACCTGTGTAATCAACAAAACAAACAGGAGCGAGTGGGTAAGATCAGATTATCAAACTGTAATAGTCTTGATCCCATTTGGGCTGTTCAGGAGGTATTAGCAACACAAGCTAAAAATCAAAGAGCTACAGGAGATAAAACTTACCATATGCTTATTTCCTTTGCTCCAGGAGAAAACCCTTCGGCTCAAGTTTTACAGGAAATTGAAGATAGGGTGGCATTGTCGATTGGATTTAAAGAACATCAAAGAATCTCAGTTGTTCATCATGATACAGATAATCTTCATATTCATGTTGCGATTAATAAAATTCATCCTCAAACCTTTAATATGATTGAACCTTACAGAGCATATAAGAATTTTGCAGAGGTCGCCTCCAAGCTGGAAATTGAATTAGGCCTTCAAATAACCAATCATCAAACTCGGAAAAACCGTTCGGAAAATCTTGCAGACGATATGGAACATCACTCAGGTATTGAAAGTTTAATTAATTGGATGAAGCCTCACTGTAAAGAAAAAATTGATGCAGCCAGTAGTTGGCAGGAGATTCATAGTATTTTGGCAGAACATGGGTTGGTGATACGTGCTAAAGCTAATGGTTTTGTTTTCTGCAATGTGCAAGGGATGACTGTTAAAGCTAGTTCAATTTCCAGAAGCTTTTCTAAAAAAAATTTTGAATCCAAGCTAGGCTCCTTTGTATCATCCTACTCAAATGACTATGCATCTGCATCCAATGTTTACCGTTATGAACCATTAAATAAAAAAGTACTTGGTTCCGCTCTGTATGACAAATATAAGCACGAAAAATCCCATAATAAACACTTTATCTCATACCAACTTAAAAACTTGCGAGAGGCCAGAACGAAACTTATTGAAAAGGTTAAAAAGCGAGGTCGAATTAAAAGAGCGGCTTTGAAATTAATGAACCTCTCTAAAGTACAGAAAAAATTCCTATATAGTCACATAAACAAAACGCTGCTTAATGAAATTGATAACATAAGGAAAAATTACGCCAAAGAACGTAGCCGGCTATTAGATTCCTATCAAAACAAAACCTGGGCTGATTGGCTAAAACAAAAAGCACAAAGCGTCGACCAGGATGCCTTAGTGGCAATGCGTTATCGTAATCGTAAAAATAATCATGATTACACCATTTCAGGTGCAGACTCAGTTTTTACTACTTTAAATTTTGGACAAATCGATTCTGTTACTAAAGAAGGCACTGAGATTTATAAAAAAGATAACAGTGTTATTAGAGACAATGGAAAAGAAATTATCATTTCTAAGGGTGGGTCTATTTCTGCACTGAATAGAGCATTGGAGATGGCAAGACAGCGTTATGGTGACTGTATTTGTGTGAACGGGTCTCCACTATTTAAAAAGATTATTTTGCAAATTGTCATTCAATATCAAATGCCGATCACTTTTGCTGATTTTGATTTGGAAAATCAATGTCAAAAACTGAACTTTGAAAAGGAGAAATCTCATGAACAATCAAGATCAAACTGGCAATACCATCGAAGAGGAACTCCAAGAAGCCATGAAGCTATTGGAACAACCACTGGAAATCGGAGCACGAAGCCCAACGCTTTTAGCATTAGACAAGGCTCGCCAGCCAAAGATCATAACAGCCTGCGAAACCTGTCCCAATGCGATCTGGTTCAGCTCACCGGAAGAGGTCAAGTGCTATTGCAGGATAATGCACATGATCAGCTGGAGCGGCAAGGACTCCAACCTGATAACCATGTGCGACGGAAAATTTTTGGAATAATTAACAAAAATAAGAGTCGCAAAAATAAATAA
- a CDS encoding conjugal transfer protein TraM: MSEKLDKIIQDITVKHGVLLGKDDPILMLQTMNEQLIEENRKAQQDLLVQFREEMESISSQWRDDAKEKAEKVLNAALASSKEAITKLLHESTKESVQAMKKLISDSLSEAHSFTRKTQKFSQFALVSSVTLFAVSCMILLLFCQ; encoded by the coding sequence ATGTCAGAGAAACTCGATAAAATTATTCAAGACATCACTGTCAAACATGGTGTACTTTTAGGTAAAGACGATCCAATCCTCATGCTTCAGACAATGAATGAACAACTGATTGAGGAAAATCGAAAAGCCCAACAAGATTTGCTAGTACAGTTCCGAGAGGAAATGGAAAGCATTTCCTCACAATGGAGAGATGATGCAAAAGAAAAAGCTGAAAAGGTTCTCAATGCGGCATTAGCTAGTAGTAAAGAAGCTATAACCAAATTGCTGCACGAATCTACTAAAGAATCGGTTCAAGCTATGAAGAAGCTGATCTCGGATTCATTGAGTGAAGCTCATTCCTTCACACGAAAGACACAAAAATTCAGCCAATTTGCATTGGTATCATCAGTCACATTGTTTGCTGTCTCTTGTATGATTCTCTTATTATTTTGTCAATAA
- a CDS encoding DUF2779 domain-containing protein, with product MAIATVSDELLSGFRECWCEALGYKETDFNDPTILNLWDCRDKPKYFKQGLIKLKDIDETKFKITEPDKSGISRTQRQWLQIEKIKTQNHSIWIDKENLKAELDSWQYPLHFIDFETAMLPIPFNKGAHPYQGIAFQFSHHIFNEKGQIAHVGQYLNSEPGVDPSIEFVRHLKKELENDDGTIFRYSNHENTYLNFILEQLEHMIEPPDDKEGLCVFIRSITKSPSDSKVKWEGPRCMVDILELVKRFYYDPLTNGANSIKQVFPAILNRSDFLQKKYNQPIYGAANGIQSHNFINQRWIVRENDRIKDPYHLLPPINKDISDEDAVFLFDSEDLKEGGAATIAYAKLQFTNMSDFEREELRNALLRYCELDTLAMVMIIEAWQHMIQA from the coding sequence GTGGCGATTGCAACTGTCTCTGACGAACTCTTATCTGGCTTTAGAGAATGTTGGTGTGAAGCTTTAGGATATAAAGAAACTGACTTTAATGATCCAACCATTCTGAACTTATGGGATTGCCGAGACAAACCGAAATATTTCAAGCAAGGACTCATCAAGCTAAAAGACATTGATGAAACAAAATTCAAAATTACGGAACCAGATAAGTCTGGTATTTCCAGAACACAAAGACAATGGCTACAGATTGAGAAGATTAAAACTCAAAATCATAGTATCTGGATTGACAAAGAAAACCTAAAAGCTGAACTTGACTCATGGCAATACCCTCTTCATTTCATTGACTTCGAAACAGCTATGCTACCCATCCCCTTTAATAAAGGAGCTCATCCCTATCAAGGCATCGCTTTTCAATTCTCTCATCATATATTCAATGAAAAGGGTCAAATTGCTCATGTGGGCCAGTATCTTAATTCGGAGCCTGGTGTTGATCCAAGCATCGAATTTGTGCGCCATCTAAAAAAGGAATTAGAAAATGATGATGGCACAATATTTAGATATAGTAATCATGAAAATACCTATCTCAACTTCATTCTTGAACAACTAGAACACATGATTGAGCCACCTGATGACAAAGAAGGTTTATGTGTCTTTATTCGTTCCATCACAAAGTCACCGTCTGATAGCAAAGTAAAATGGGAAGGACCACGTTGTATGGTTGATATTTTGGAATTAGTTAAACGTTTTTATTATGATCCTCTAACTAATGGTGCTAACTCAATTAAACAAGTTTTTCCTGCAATCTTAAATCGATCAGATTTTCTTCAAAAAAAATATAACCAACCCATTTATGGCGCTGCCAATGGAATTCAAAGCCATAACTTTATAAACCAACGCTGGATAGTTAGAGAGAATGACAGAATAAAAGATCCTTACCATTTGCTACCGCCAATCAATAAAGATATCTCTGATGAAGATGCGGTGTTTCTATTTGATAGTGAAGACTTAAAAGAAGGTGGTGCTGCAACAATAGCTTATGCAAAATTACAGTTTACAAATATGAGTGATTTTGAACGAGAAGAGCTTAGAAACGCTTTATTGAGATATTGCGAGTTAGATACATTAGCCATGGTTATGATTATTGAGGCATGGCAACATATGATCCAAGCCTAA
- a CDS encoding efflux transporter outer membrane subunit, whose protein sequence is MNKFVSIGLLIFALTGCSLAPNYQRPAMPIPDHFKEPGQWIEIKSTPRLVTPDGWWEAFHDPVLNDLQKQLNLANQDLKLAYARFQEAVSLVQVVRSNFYPTVQGLLNGNREQTSQTIANSASKPLFNNILLGGYLTYEVDAWGSIRNAVKASESLARASASDMASVRLSLQAELTNDYFALRGTDEAQRILDTTVIAYQKALYLTKHRFQGGVAPVANVDEAETQLENAKTLAADNRLQRAQLEHAIAVLVGQIPSNFSLAPGKLPKSFLAIGPNLPSTLLEHRPDIVAAESCVQAANANIGVARAAFFPAINLTGTGGFQSQSFSNLFSKPSLFWSLGPFSLLTLSQPLVQQVIFDGGRLRGLLNQAKAQYFETVAQYRQTVLTAFQDVEDSLIAIHQLDKEIHTQTAATYAAKRAWNQRIYRYKGGLVTFLQVVVVENIALQSELSLVNVSTRRQVASVQLIKALGGGWSLDMGQRRTTSAHTKKTHSNQNKNGS, encoded by the coding sequence ATGAATAAATTCGTGAGCATAGGTTTATTGATTTTTGCATTGACAGGTTGTTCGTTAGCACCAAATTATCAACGCCCTGCGATGCCTATTCCAGATCATTTTAAAGAGCCAGGACAATGGATAGAAATTAAATCAACACCTCGACTTGTTACACCGGATGGTTGGTGGGAAGCCTTCCATGATCCTGTTTTAAATGATTTACAAAAACAACTTAATTTAGCAAACCAAGATTTAAAGTTAGCTTATGCTCGTTTTCAAGAGGCCGTTTCTCTAGTTCAAGTGGTTCGCTCTAATTTTTATCCTACAGTCCAAGGTTTATTGAACGGAAATAGAGAGCAAACGTCACAAACTATAGCAAATTCTGCTTCTAAGCCTCTTTTCAATAACATTTTATTGGGTGGTTATCTCACTTATGAAGTTGATGCTTGGGGAAGTATTCGTAATGCAGTCAAAGCAAGTGAAAGTCTTGCTCGAGCAAGTGCTTCTGATATGGCTTCAGTTCGTTTGAGTTTACAGGCTGAACTTACAAATGATTATTTTGCGTTACGAGGGACTGATGAAGCACAACGTATCTTGGATACTACAGTTATTGCTTATCAAAAAGCACTTTATTTGACAAAACATCGATTTCAAGGAGGAGTTGCGCCGGTCGCTAATGTTGATGAGGCTGAAACGCAATTAGAAAATGCAAAAACATTAGCCGCTGACAACCGGTTACAACGAGCTCAGTTAGAACATGCAATTGCGGTTTTGGTCGGACAAATACCCAGCAATTTTTCATTAGCTCCAGGCAAACTACCCAAGAGTTTTCTGGCAATTGGTCCTAATTTACCTTCAACTCTTTTAGAACATAGACCAGATATTGTGGCAGCAGAATCCTGCGTACAAGCGGCGAATGCAAATATTGGTGTTGCGCGCGCAGCTTTTTTTCCTGCGATTAACTTAACGGGAACAGGAGGTTTTCAAAGTCAGAGTTTTTCAAATCTGTTTTCGAAGCCTAGTCTTTTTTGGTCTCTTGGACCTTTTAGTTTATTAACGTTATCCCAACCTTTAGTTCAGCAAGTGATCTTTGATGGTGGTCGTTTACGTGGATTATTGAATCAAGCGAAAGCCCAATACTTTGAAACAGTAGCACAGTATCGGCAAACGGTACTTACTGCGTTCCAAGACGTTGAAGATAGTCTTATTGCCATTCACCAGTTAGATAAAGAAATTCATACTCAAACAGCGGCAACTTATGCTGCTAAAAGAGCCTGGAATCAGAGAATATATCGATATAAAGGTGGGTTAGTTACTTTTCTGCAAGTAGTGGTTGTGGAGAATATCGCACTGCAATCAGAACTTTCATTGGTTAATGTAAGTACGCGTCGCCAAGTTGCCAGTGTGCAATTAATTAAAGCCCTAGGGGGCGGTTGGTCTTTGGATATGGGACAAAGAAGAACCACTTCAGCGCACACAAAAAAAACTCACTCCAATCAAAATAAGAACGGAAGTTGA
- a CDS encoding M91 family zinc metallopeptidase, with protein MNTVNQLQKIIKQLSLYQVSLDNSLLFKLTKVCIRNEEDPLKLIAVVGDLQHAAYKAIEEQYAKFDPNASKDEQIKFYKNIIHIKAQLRELEFVHLELTKELNEKKLIYVKNEESISLNEKYILDGLKEKAPKEIVRENYYQLLEKIGENKKLKESDRAFINSLLMQIIARPEGQNLIVKLNWLLETKAAKLNMAPSQEFGCSSSLAGAAKERLDYLDSSLDEPSLKNIIKKATMTSEGTKDVSVLMDMNYLKSMAFLNTESYASPEVGLTDLGPPFILLAHELIHATHNVTGSARGNFNSFYEGIDKTDDYLLGLLYPKESDKKVGDAAEEYWTIEAGQLCENSLRRENGFSDRTGHVSAEPGNDAIRDLYHIGLARNYDPDMLEKLEAHFNEQQKRSPEELEKIDEEDSDVKNILKIEKFQLQICSVPDVIHELKRMSRSVDRSNKIFDKWRNDAPAREHFSPEENWMSLLTTLPITLTKTLMAVCSLNKSGLSQDENIQLWKDALSEMEAKPEDLQKIINSLQTLERAFSSCMPADFKNDHMVSISRFREALEEHTASLQHSFTM; from the coding sequence ATGAACACTGTAAATCAACTTCAAAAGATAATAAAACAATTATCACTGTATCAAGTATCTCTCGATAATAGTTTACTATTTAAACTTACTAAAGTGTGTATCCGCAATGAGGAGGATCCACTAAAGCTGATTGCAGTAGTGGGTGATTTACAACATGCGGCGTATAAAGCGATAGAAGAACAATATGCTAAATTTGATCCTAACGCAAGTAAAGACGAACAGATCAAATTTTATAAAAATATAATCCATATTAAAGCTCAATTGAGAGAGTTGGAATTTGTACATTTGGAGTTAACAAAAGAATTAAATGAAAAAAAACTTATCTACGTTAAAAATGAAGAATCAATTTCGCTTAATGAAAAATATATTTTAGATGGACTCAAAGAAAAAGCACCAAAAGAAATCGTACGAGAGAATTATTATCAATTATTGGAAAAAATAGGCGAAAATAAGAAATTAAAAGAAAGTGATCGAGCATTTATTAATTCACTTCTCATGCAAATAATCGCCAGACCAGAAGGCCAAAATTTGATTGTTAAGCTCAATTGGTTGTTAGAAACAAAAGCCGCAAAACTAAATATGGCTCCCAGCCAAGAGTTTGGATGTTCCTCATCATTAGCTGGAGCAGCAAAAGAACGACTGGATTATTTAGATAGTTCATTAGATGAACCGTCATTAAAAAATATAATAAAAAAAGCAACAATGACCTCAGAAGGTACAAAAGATGTCTCAGTTCTTATGGATATGAATTATCTCAAATCCATGGCATTTTTAAATACTGAGTCGTATGCATCTCCTGAAGTCGGATTAACTGATCTTGGACCACCATTTATTTTATTAGCCCATGAGTTGATTCATGCTACTCATAATGTAACAGGAAGTGCACGAGGGAATTTTAATTCATTTTATGAAGGGATTGATAAAACCGATGATTATTTGCTAGGACTGCTTTATCCAAAGGAAAGTGATAAAAAAGTAGGTGATGCAGCAGAAGAATACTGGACCATTGAGGCGGGTCAACTCTGTGAAAATAGCTTGCGCCGAGAGAATGGATTTTCAGACCGAACGGGCCATGTATCTGCAGAACCGGGAAATGACGCTATCCGTGATTTGTACCATATAGGACTCGCTCGAAATTATGATCCTGATATGTTAGAGAAATTAGAGGCGCACTTTAACGAACAGCAGAAACGGTCGCCAGAGGAGCTAGAGAAAATTGATGAAGAGGATAGTGACGTTAAAAATATATTGAAAATTGAGAAATTTCAATTACAAATATGTTCGGTACCCGATGTTATTCACGAACTGAAAAGAATGTCTCGTTCTGTAGATCGTTCTAATAAAATTTTTGACAAATGGAGAAATGATGCCCCAGCACGGGAACACTTTTCACCCGAAGAAAATTGGATGTCGTTATTAACCACACTACCAATTACCCTCACTAAAACATTAATGGCGGTGTGTTCTTTAAATAAATCTGGATTAAGTCAAGATGAAAACATACAGTTGTGGAAAGATGCTCTTTCCGAAATGGAGGCCAAGCCTGAAGATCTACAAAAAATAATTAACAGTTTACAAACTTTAGAGCGAGCTTTCAGTTCCTGCATGCCAGCAGATTTTAAAAATGATCATATGGTATCAATAAGTCGTTTTAGAGAGGCATTGGAAGAACATACGGCTTCATTGCAACATTCTTTTACCATGTAG
- a CDS encoding efflux RND transporter periplasmic adaptor subunit codes for MLKRIHTHLQNPKHRRVLMGLSVFLMILLIIFFMRIAAAIRLCNETIANAVPVVKVITAQQEKGIDRIILPGNVQAWHDSPIYARTNGYVKKWYVDIGSRVKKGDLLAVIETPELDAQERQARADLKTAIANNKLAQITAKRWRYLLKTESVSKQETDEKVLTAVALDAAVFASKANLQRLQALVGFERVIAPFDGVITDRATDIGDLIDSGSSSSLPPLFRIAQTSPLRIYVKIPQYYSTRIRPNMTVKLHFTERPKQTFTAKLYQTAHAIDPKTRTLLAQFTTLNKSGELLPGLYGGLVYFGYST; via the coding sequence ATGCTTAAAAGAATTCACACTCATTTACAAAACCCCAAGCATAGACGAGTTCTTATGGGGCTTTCAGTGTTTTTAATGATTCTACTCATTATCTTTTTCATGCGTATTGCTGCAGCTATTCGTTTGTGCAATGAAACTATAGCGAATGCTGTCCCTGTAGTAAAAGTAATTACAGCACAACAAGAAAAAGGCATTGATCGCATTATTCTACCAGGCAATGTGCAGGCATGGCATGATTCCCCTATTTATGCACGCACAAATGGATATGTTAAAAAATGGTATGTGGATATTGGTAGTCGTGTGAAAAAAGGTGATTTGCTTGCTGTTATAGAAACGCCTGAACTTGATGCACAAGAGCGTCAGGCAAGGGCAGATTTAAAAACAGCAATTGCTAATAATAAATTAGCACAAATTACAGCTAAGCGTTGGCGTTATCTCCTGAAAACAGAGTCCGTATCAAAACAAGAAACCGACGAGAAGGTGCTGACTGCAGTGGCGCTTGACGCTGCTGTTTTTGCTTCTAAAGCTAATCTGCAACGTTTACAAGCTCTAGTTGGTTTTGAACGTGTTATCGCACCATTCGATGGGGTGATTACGGATCGTGCTACGGATATAGGTGATTTAATTGATTCGGGAAGTAGTTCTTCACTCCCACCTTTATTTCGTATTGCTCAAACCAGTCCCTTACGAATTTATGTAAAAATCCCACAATATTATTCTACCCGGATTAGACCTAATATGACGGTAAAGCTGCATTTTACTGAGCGCCCAAAGCAGACATTTACTGCCAAATTATACCAAACGGCGCATGCTATTGATCCTAAAACGCGTACTTTACTGGCTCAATTTACTACGCTTAACAAAAGTGGAGAGCTGTTGCCTGGGCTATACGGAGGTTTGGTTTACTTTGGATATTCCACCTAA
- the traJ gene encoding conjugal transfer transcriptional regulator TraJ: MDDKLKTPTRKNGRHLRVPVLPSEEIQIKSNAATAGLSIAEYLRRISLGYQIQSSVDKDHILQLAKINGDLGRLGGLLKLWLTQDKRVAHFDLQTVKTLLNRIQTTQDAMLEVVKKL, from the coding sequence ATGGACGATAAGCTTAAAACACCTACCAGAAAAAATGGTCGCCATCTTCGTGTACCTGTCTTGCCTTCCGAAGAAATTCAAATTAAATCGAATGCAGCCACTGCCGGCCTTTCAATTGCCGAGTACTTAAGACGTATTAGTCTCGGTTATCAAATTCAAAGTAGTGTTGATAAAGATCATATACTGCAGCTAGCCAAAATTAATGGGGACTTAGGACGGCTTGGTGGACTGTTAAAATTATGGTTGACTCAGGATAAACGCGTTGCGCATTTTGACCTCCAAACAGTAAAAACATTATTAAATCGTATTCAAACCACCCAAGATGCAATGTTGGAAGTGGTGAAAAAATTATGA
- a CDS encoding LysR family transcriptional regulator: MLKGQDIAILIKLLLKNNNKEKIEFKSIAYELYISQSEVTKSIKRLEATKLLTRYSDDSIELHKHELMEFFVHSVKYHFPAEINIATRGMPAVYSSPHFKKLIMSEESYVWPYINGDTKGLALTPIYKTLPNALDRSPDENFYAIISALDLIRLGGKRENKIAKELLEHFVWNQ; the protein is encoded by the coding sequence ATGCTTAAAGGGCAAGACATAGCTATTCTCATTAAATTGCTTTTAAAAAATAATAATAAAGAAAAAATTGAGTTTAAAAGCATAGCTTATGAGCTTTATATCAGCCAATCTGAAGTGACTAAAAGTATTAAAAGGCTAGAAGCTACAAAACTTTTAACGCGTTATTCGGATGATAGCATTGAATTACATAAGCACGAGCTTATGGAATTTTTTGTCCATAGTGTGAAGTATCATTTTCCAGCGGAAATTAATATAGCAACACGCGGCATGCCAGCGGTCTATAGCTCCCCTCATTTTAAAAAATTAATCATGAGCGAAGAGTCCTATGTATGGCCCTATATTAATGGTGATACAAAGGGGCTTGCCTTAACTCCTATATACAAAACATTACCCAATGCTTTAGATAGAAGCCCTGATGAGAATTTTTATGCCATTATTAGCGCGCTTGATCTAATCCGCTTAGGTGGGAAGCGAGAAAATAAAATTGCAAAAGAACTATTGGAACATTTTGTATGGAATCAATAA
- a CDS encoding ArsA-related P-loop ATPase has protein sequence MAKIHITLQGKGGVGKSFISATTAQYKQHKDQAPLCIDTDPINSTFHGFKALNVDHIQVMSGDEINPRLFDVLIEKIASTTNDVVIDNGASSFVPLSHYLISNQVPALLKELGHEMVIHTVITGGQALFDTINGFAQLIDQFANEAQFVVWLNPYWGAIEHEGKAFEQLKAYRDNKDRISALIQIPDLKKETYGRDLTEILQQKLTFDQVLGTPEKSIMTRQRLKIVRDQLFGQLDSVRVI, from the coding sequence ATGGCAAAAATACATATTACACTGCAGGGAAAAGGCGGTGTCGGCAAATCATTTATTTCAGCAACCACAGCTCAATACAAACAGCATAAAGACCAAGCCCCACTTTGCATTGACACCGACCCCATCAATTCTACCTTTCATGGCTTTAAAGCCCTCAACGTCGATCATATTCAAGTCATGAGCGGTGATGAAATCAACCCCCGTCTTTTTGATGTCCTCATCGAAAAAATTGCCTCAACAACTAATGATGTAGTCATAGACAACGGTGCCAGTTCTTTTGTACCGCTATCTCACTACCTCATCAGCAACCAAGTTCCAGCTTTGTTAAAGGAATTAGGCCATGAAATGGTGATTCATACAGTCATCACCGGTGGCCAAGCCTTATTCGATACCATTAATGGTTTTGCACAGCTGATTGACCAGTTTGCAAATGAAGCACAATTTGTTGTCTGGCTTAATCCCTATTGGGGAGCCATAGAGCATGAAGGAAAAGCATTTGAACAACTGAAAGCCTACCGAGATAACAAAGACAGAATATCAGCATTAATTCAAATCCCCGATCTGAAAAAAGAAACCTACGGCCGAGATTTAACTGAAATACTTCAACAAAAGCTGACCTTCGATCAAGTCCTGGGTACGCCAGAGAAAAGCATTATGACCCGTCAACGCTTAAAAATCGTTCGCGATCAACTGTTTGGGCAGCTGGATAGCGTCAGGGTGATCTAA
- a CDS encoding TraK family protein: MGNSLSERIAAKQMVRKASAKSVNKAAFLALKNDIASALADGWSIKLVWETLVEEGKISFSYKTFCGYVARLIAAEKKPSIQENTKEDEKAKSKAKNEIRGFTFNPKPNLEELL, encoded by the coding sequence ATGGGAAACTCCCTCAGCGAACGAATCGCAGCAAAGCAAATGGTAAGAAAAGCCTCTGCTAAATCTGTAAATAAAGCCGCATTTCTTGCTTTAAAAAATGATATCGCTTCAGCTCTAGCTGACGGCTGGTCTATAAAGCTTGTCTGGGAAACCTTAGTTGAGGAAGGTAAAATCTCATTTTCATACAAAACCTTTTGTGGCTATGTAGCACGTTTGATTGCTGCAGAAAAAAAGCCATCTATTCAGGAGAACACCAAGGAAGATGAAAAGGCTAAAAGTAAAGCAAAAAATGAAATTCGCGGTTTTACTTTTAATCCCAAACCCAACCTGGAGGAACTCTTGTAA